Proteins encoded by one window of Ursus arctos isolate Adak ecotype North America unplaced genomic scaffold, UrsArc2.0 scaffold_22, whole genome shotgun sequence:
- the LOC125282464 gene encoding olfactory receptor 2D2-like: MRQTNQTQVTEFLLLGLSDDPHTQKLLFILFLGVYLVTVLANLLLMCLVQADSRLHTPMYFFLCNLSLADLCFSTNIVPQALVHLLSRKKVISFTRCAAQLLLFLILGGTQCAFLAVMSYDRYVAICNPLRYPSTMTWRVCVQLAAGSWTSGIVVSVVDTTFILRLPYRGSNSIAHFFCEAPALLILASTDTRTSEMAIFLMGVVILFIPVSLILVSYCHIIVTVVRMKSAVRRLKAFSTCGSHLLVVILFYGSGIVTYMTPKSSKEQKKLVSVFYAMVTPMLNPLIYSLRNKDVKGALRKVATRNFPCGLEICH; encoded by the coding sequence atGAGACAAACAAATCAGACACAGGTGACAGAAttcctccttctgggactctcTGATGACCCCCACACCCAGAAGCTGCTGTTCATTTTATTCCTGGGTGTCTACCTGGTCACTGTGCTTGCAAACCTGCTTCTCATGTGCCTTGTTCAGGCTGACTCCCGGCTTCACACacccatgtattttttcctctgcaACTTATCTCTGGCTGACCTCTGTTTTTCTACCAACATCGTTCCTCAGGCCCTAGTCCACCTGCTATCCAGGAAGAAGGTTATTTCATTCACACGCTGTGCAGCTCAACTTCTACTCTTCCTCATTTTGGGGGGTACACAGTGTGCCTTTCTGGCAGTGATGTCCTATGATcggtatgtggccatctgcaaccctTTGCGTTACCCTAGCACCATGACTTGGAGGGTGTGTGTCCAGCTGGCTGCAGGATCATGGACCAGCGGCATTGTGGTGTCTGTGGTGGATACTACTTTTATACTAAGGCTACCCTACCGAGGCAGCAACAGtattgctcatttcttttgtgaGGCCCCTGCACTGTTGATCCTGGCGTCCACAGACACCCGCACTTCAGAGATGGCCATTTTCCTCATGGGCGTCGTGATTCTCTTCATACCTGTTTCCCTAATTCTGGTATCCTATTGCCACATCATAGTGACTGTGGTCAGGATGAAGTCAGCTGTGAGGAGGCTCAAGGCGTTCTCTACCTGTGGCTCCCACCTCCTGGTGGTCATCCTTTTTTATGGGTCAGGAATTGTCACCTACATGACCCCAAAgtcttccaaagaacaaaaaaaactgGTGTCTGTGTTCTATGCAATGGTGACACCCATGCTTAATCccctcatctacagcctgaggaacaaggaTGTAAAGGGAGCTCTGAGGAAAGTAGCAACAAGGAATTTCCCATGCGGGCTTGAAATCTGCCACTGA
- the LOC125282477 gene encoding olfactory receptor 2D3 produces the protein MGEENQTFVAEFLFLGLSQDLQTQILLFILFLIIYLLTVLGNLLIIILIFMDSRLHTPMYFFLRNLSFADLCFSTSIVPQVLVHFLVKRKTISFFGCMAQIAVFLLVGCTECALLAVMSYDRYVAVCKPLHYSTIMTPKVCLQLAIGSWASGALVSLVDTTFTFQLPYQGQNIINHYFCEPPALLKLASADTYSTEMAIFAMGVVILLAPVCLILVSYWNIISTVIQMQSGEGRLKAFSTCGSHLIVVVLFYGSGIFAYMQPNSKTTRKGNKTISVFYTVVTSMLNPIIYSLRNKDVKGALRKLAGRKSFSQRQ, from the coding sequence ATGGGAGAGGAAAACCAAACCTTCGTGGCTGAGTTTCTTTTCCTGGGCCTTTCCCAGGACTTGCAGACCCAGATCctgctatttattctttttctcatcatttatcTTTTGACCGTGcttggaaacctgctcatcatcaTTCTCATCTTCATGGATTCTCGACTTCACACTCCCATGTACTTTTTTCTTAGAAACCTCTCTTTCGCAGATCTCTGCTTCTCCACTAGCATTGTCCCTCAAGTGTTGGTCCACTTCCTTGTAAAGaggaaaactatttctttttttgggtgTATGGCACAGATAGCTGTCTTCCTTCTGGTTGGGTGTACAGAGTGTGCACTGCTGGCGGTGATGTCCTACGACCGGTACGTGGCTGTCTGCAAGCCTCTGCACTACTCCACCATCATGACCCCAAAGGTGTGTCTCCAGTTGGCCATAGGATCCTGGGCCAGCGGAGCACTAGTTTCTCTGGTGGATACCACCTTTACGTTCCAACTACCCTATCAAGGACAGAACATTATCAATCACTACTTTTGTGAACCTCCTGCCCTCCTGAAGCTGGCTTCAGCAGACACTTACAGCACCGAAATGGCCATCTTTGCAATGGGGGTGGTCATCCTTTTAGCTCCTGTCTGCCTGATCCTTGTCTCCTACTGGAATATTATTTCCACTGTGATCCAGATGcagtctggggaggggaggctcaaGGCTTTCTCTACCTGTGGCTCCCATCTGATTGTTGTTGTCCTCTTCTATGGCTCAGGAATATTCGCGTACATGCAGCCAAACTCCAAGACCACAAGAAAGGGGAATAAAACGATATCTGTGTTCTATACAGTGGTGACTTCAATGTTGAACCCCATAATTTATAGCCTGAGAAACAAGGATGTCAAAGGGGCTCTCAGAAAACTAGCTGGCAGAAAGTCCTTTTCTCAGAGGCAGTGA